The genomic stretch TCTTTATTGGGAACCTATCTTTAAATCCAGTATTAATCGATACTGAACGTAAGACTcgttttttattaattaacaAATCTCGAGATTTCTCAATTAATTTAGCATCGgaatattcaatatttttagaAGAACTAGCCAATAACCTTGCTGATTGcttttttgataattttttcaagttatttctttgtttttgtaattcaaATCCgataaatgataataatttctcATTATGTAATTTTAGTGATctcaattcaaatttcaatttcataatCTCTTGTTTAGTCTTTTCATCACTGTTTAAATAGCTTGATCTTTTCGATGAAATATCCATTTCAGAAAAGTTTTTAGATGTATTTGCTGGTTTGtcatcataatcattatcaCCTTCCTcttcattgttgttgttagtgTCATGACCATATCCATTCAAGGCAAATAATGTACCATTCCTATACTTTGACATTCTAATACTTTCAAAATGGCCAGTATTTTCGTCTATGGTTTCACATGTCAGCAGTTCTTTCAAAGATTTTTCTGGTACTGAAGTACTTCTAACACCCgattccaatttttcaaattcaactttAATGGGCACAAGATCATGACTATTATATCTTGAATGTGTTGGTTTGGTTGCCGAATACCTTTTGATAACACTTGCTTTACCGTTATTTGTTTCAGGGAATACACTCAGATCATCATTTGGATATGATGGCTGAGAAGGAGTTAGTTTGAATGGTGATaatacaaaatcaataccTTCATTTTCAACTTCACCTGtctgtttttgtttcaatcGTGTAGGTAGTGACAGTCTCTTTTTATCTTTGCAATCTGGTTCAGGTGAAGGTGGAAATGTTgggttttgttgttgttgctgttcTGTTTGTGAAGGTAGATGCAGTGGAGGAAATTGGAAGTTGGGTGACACTTTAACAGAAGAATTGGAATCATCATACAGTTTGATTGGTGAAGATTGATAGGCAATTCcatgataaatatttagtCCAGGAGAAATAACTGATGCTTCTTGTTCTTGCTCATGTTCATCATCAGTCAACTCATTCATTGTATGGGTCACATTATCAGTAAGATCAGCTAAATAATCAACATTAGCATCACTTTCATTATCACTGTCTTCAATGGGAACTCCAATTTGCTTTATCAACTCTTCATTTTTGCGCAgaagaaattcaatttgatcaatCAAAACCAATTTGGAATTTCTTTCTACTTCAAATTGACTATCGAGTATTTTATAATCACgaaccaatttttcatattttttaaacaaCAGAGCATCAATAGTTTCAAGTGGCAGTTTCTTTTCCAACtcttcattcaattcaactATTTTCGTttgtaatttatcaatcatCTCCTTATACATCTCAACTTGTTTATTAAGAATATCTTGATTCTGTAGGGTTTCCATCTCTGCTTCTTTCATGCTTTGCTCTAGAAATTTAATTCGTTCAAGTTGATTCTCTAATTGAGTATTTTTAATAGTCAAGTCATGTTGTAATCTTTGATTCTCATTTTCaagattatttaaattcaacaatGAATCAGCAAAACTTCTTTGTAGTGATTTAAACTCTTCTTCAGAAAC from Candida albicans SC5314 chromosome 5, complete sequence encodes the following:
- a CDS encoding uncharacterized protein (Ortholog of C. dubliniensis CD36 : Cd36_50420, C. parapsilosis CDC317 : CPAR2_304100, Candida tenuis NRRL Y-1498 : CANTEDRAFT_98299 and Debaryomyces hansenii CBS767 : DEHA2B07634g) yields the protein MNGSSNNDNEVIVLTQDITYPPVTPSKQQPLSNNNSPTPSFKSPKRNNTLSPLRKKQQQQQQQSKSVALSSSSSSRENISRSNTSSTSALSQGHQVSEEEFKSLQRSFADSLLNLNNLENENQRLQHDLTIKNTQLENQLERIKFLEQSMKEAEMETLQNQDILNKQVEMYKEMIDKLQTKIVELNEELEKKSPLETIDASLFKKYEKLVRDYKILDSQFEVERNSKLVLIDQIEFLSRKNEELIKQIGVPIEDSDNESDANVDYLADLTDNVTHTMNELTDDEHEQEQEASVISPGLNIYHGIAYQSSPIKSYDDSNSSVKVSPNFQFPPSHLPSQTEQQQQQNPTFPPSPEPDCKDKKRSSLPTRLKQKQTGEVENEGIDFVLSPFKLTPSQPSYPNDDSSVFPETNNGKASVIKRYSATKPTHSRYNSHDLVPIKVEFEKLESGVRSTSVPEKSLKESSTCETIDENTGHFESIRMSKYRNGTLFALNGYGHDTNNNNEEEGDNDYDDKPANTSKNFSEMDISSKRSSYLNSDEKTKQEIMKLKFELRSLKLHNEKLLSFIGFELQKQRNNLKKLSKKQSARLLASSSKNIEYSDAKLIEKSRDLLINKKRVLRSVSINTGFKDRFPIKNIGIIAPNSEPAYVNHYDDSHNDYEDDFIIDDDSHDFLDMNSLSHNDKMIKKFASQVFNNTKALYEYDSDSDFENTSHWVLEEGEEENEHADEEENNSTSNTSGSGSSSEEEQMGVFSQIKHMVIGGDKTVNKSKKKRSKRDDQHLVDDGLKFKFLTIALGIVIIGLKLTPHNNQNITR